A segment of the Emys orbicularis isolate rEmyOrb1 chromosome 24, rEmyOrb1.hap1, whole genome shotgun sequence genome:
ATCAGAATCCGGTCCAGACCCATTTCAGCCCCACAGAGCAATGGCTGAGTGCTCCTTTTGCGATACACATTCATTATAAAGTAGTCCCTCCTCAAGTCTCCAACCGCTAAGATTTCTCACCGCCGTTCGTTTTCTTTTTGCTCCGAAATGGTGAAGAAACGCCCAGACCTGCTCATGGAAAGGGGGGTTTCGGCTTCTGATTTTCCTTAAAGGTTAAACTACTACACTGAGACCACGTGAAAGCTGGAATAAAGATCCGGGGCGGAATGATctgttctctgtccccagcagctaGGTCTGGGGGACTTTGGAGCAGGGTGGTTTAGCAGGGTGTGGGGAATGGTTCTGGGTCTCCTGGACATTAAGGGGCCCTGGACTTTCCCACACAGGCTCCTTCAGTAGTAGTCTGCCCTCTAGGGGAGGGCAGCTGTAGTGCATCTTCTGCTCCTCCCCCAAACTTTGGAGTGACGATTGGAGCTTTTCCTAGAGCAGCGTTTCTCCAgctggggtcctgacccaaaagggggggTCACAAGAccattgtaggggggttgcgagagcggcagctgctggctgggtgcccagctctgaaagcagcgctgccaccagcagcagcgcagaagtaagggtggcatggtatggggggGGGTCAtcccttttttgggggtgggagggttgtcacagcctgaaatatttacaAAGGGTGTTCCAGCAAAAAAAGTTTGTGAACCCGTGTCCTAGAGTTATAATGTGGGGATAGTGACCAGTGACCACCTGCTTGTGACCACCTGGACAAGGGCCCTGGGAGCCCTATGGCACTAGGTGGGGCCTTGCATGCTGTAGAAATGTGGGGAGAGGTGGCATACACTTCCCGGACTGTAGACCTCCCTGCTAGCTCTTGGGGACTTTTCAAACACCGTACTGTTCACACACCTGGTGCTTCAGTGTCATGCCCTGACATGTTCTCCAAGACTCCAACACGCCCActtcctggagctggggagagagaagaaagtcCAAATCCTTGAGTCCCTGTTTCATGATGTCTCTCTGGGCCATCACTGACACCCTTGCTCTGGATGGAGGAAGGATGCGAGAGGTGGAAGTGGGAGTGCTgtgttccacccccaccccaccccttcccttgtCCACAACTGGTTCTAGGCCATGGTGGGGTTCTGCCACCTATTGGGCTCACACCAGTGGAGCGGGAGGGGTTTGGGGATGGGTTGTAGGGCAACCATCCTTCCTTGATGCCTGGTCTCAGGGACATTTCAAATGCTTCAGGGACACCtacaatggggaggggggggggggggaagggctgcaaaatcatgctctgaagtgtccctagcctctgtttgccagaagctgggaatgggcgacaggggatggatcacttgataattgccctgttctgttcattccctctggggcacctggcattggccactgttggaagacaggacactggactagatggacctttgttctgactcagcatggcccttcttatgttcttatgttcattctcCAGGATAAGAAGTTGCCACTTCAgtaatgggggtgagggggagtgcATGGAACCAGTATCTCCTTTGCCCTTTGAGGGCATGTCCTGCCCAGCTGAAGAGTAGAAATTGATGGTACAATCCATCTCGGGTTTCTTCCTTCTCAATGAGGTCTGGAAAACAAGGAGCCTCCCAACCTCTTCCCTCCAggttgctgctgttgttttgcATGTAAGGGGCCTACCAAGGGCTAAGGAAATGGCTGGCTCTGGGATTGATTTTATATTGCtatcaaagaaaaagaaaagaaagagttgTATTCAGTCTCACCAGTTCCATAGTGAAAGCATGACATTTTTTAGCAAGAaggcttttttccttttctctgtacAGGGATAAAAATAAAGGCAGAGTCTATTGATACAGTTTTGAATATTTTGCATAAAAAAGTTTGCTATGAAGTAGTCATTGACTATTCATGCAGCTTGTTGAGTGGCTGCACTGAATCAGAgtttaaatttattattattaataataatgattaagcTCAAGCCTCCCTTTGCCATTTCTGATCAGCAAGAGACTGTCATATATCAGCTGATGCATGCATTCAGTCATTTCATGCTGTTGAAGATGAAATGTCTCTGCCGCTCAGACGTTTCTTGAGATCTATGGAAGCCCGAAGTCAAAAGGGAAGGATGCAAGGCACACAGCGGGTGCAAGCAGCAAACGTGCATTTTGGAGCTTTTTGTCAAGGCACTGTGGTGGAACATGGCCATCATATTACCAAAACTGCTGCAGGAATATATATAGCGAGTAACATAGGTGCTTTCAATGGACATGTTTAAGGGATTCAAAAGCACATAAAATTTGCAAACGACACAACATAACCCCTAATTTCTGGGTGCTTGCTTATCTTCTTTTCCCTTCTCAGAGGTTTGCCTTCTAGAAAGAAATTGACCAGGGATTGCAAGGGAAAGGACTGGATCAAACGAGAAAAACTGGCaatgattaaaataaaatactgcatGTCAAAATGACTTTTCTCCTACATAAATTGCATTTGTGGTGTTGGTTTGGGAGGATAGTTGGTGCAATGCATCTGGGtcaatagcagctaaatggagaCTTctattccctccacccccccgcaaCTCATTACAATTATTTGGTCTCATGCAGGGTACTGTAATAGATTTAGAGGGTTGGAGGATGATTTCCAAAGGAATAGACGTGTTCTTTATTGATGGCGCTTATTAAATCCAAAGCTTCAGAATAGTTAGTAATGCTTTAAAAATGGTAAgctatagattttttttacatagtccAATAAAGCTTTGGAAACCAGCATATATTGACCTGAAAGGACTCAGAACAGACTGAAAATATTGGAACTGTTTCAATATCAATTTAAATATTAGCTAGAGGCTCCATGGAAGCTAAATTCTTTGTCCTTTTTTGTCTGCTCTTCCTCTCTTTTGAGCCAAAGAATGGTCTCAAATTTCAATAGTGCTTTTTCCCTAGAAAGGCGAGAGATGATATGTTGTTGTCTGCCCGTCTGGCTATAGCTAAATGTCTGTGTTTTATTGTCTCTCACctactgtctctctctctaagatTCTATTTAATGCATGGGTCTGGTCTGAATTTAAAGATCAGGAGTTTGTAAAGGGAGAGAGGTGTGGGTGTTATTGCAATGTCTGTCCAGTCTGTTGGTTCCTTCCAGTCTTTGATTTCCAGGGAGCAACCTATTTCTGCGGCGGAAATATTGTATTTGTAATTTTGCCAGCTATTGTGCTGTTGGCGGGGGTCACATATAAGAGCCTGTAATATTTTGCAAGTAAGTTTTAAAGATAACCCAAACACTGATTGGATCCGGAAAACCAATTGcctgccttccttccttctttctttctatttatccccatccaccccctctatctatctatctatctatctattttttgtttctttcgtACAAGGCCAAAAACCCGGTTACTCCTTGGACTCTATGGCGCAAACCCGTAAGGAACTCTGGTTGTAAGTAGCCTTGCGGAAGTCGGGAGGAATACTCACCTGAGTAAAGTTACTGCTGGTTACAGGTCGCCTGGTGGTCCGTGTATAACGCACGCCTATTACTGTGCGTGTCTGTCTGTACACGTGCGTGCGTTGCAATctcacacacaggcacacacccCTGCCATGGCAGTCTCCAGGGAGCTCCTGACAGCCACCTCCCAGTGTGGGTTACCACGTTCCCTGGCCACTGTGTGGACACCCCTTTGCCTCGGAGCGAAGCAGGGTGGCGCTAGTTGGCAGGCAGCCCGAAGTGGAATCCGGTCTCCCCTGCGTGCCCACAGGTGCCCAGAGAGCCGGAGCTgaccccctcctttccccccggCTTTCCCCAGGAAGAGAGCCAGGAGGtatttctcctcctctcctcatCTGGAGCGATCGATACCTGTAGGGAGCAGAGCGGTTATGGGGACAGAGCCTAGATTGCCCGCGAGCATGCAATCCCCAGAGGACGAGCTTTAAGGGGTGAATCTCTCTGCAGGACTATCCCGTTAGCCTGGGGTTGTCAGAGGGCACAACTGTGTGTGTTTTCCAACGCCTCCCCTTCCGCAACAGAGCCCCGCCCGCCTCCCCCAAAACACACGCAGGGAAAGAGATCATGAATGtatgtagacacacacacactgatacacacactgacacacacacacatgctgtctgatacacacacgcacactctgaTACTCACACACACTCTgatacacacactgacacacattcacacacacacacacacacacacacacacacacacatctctatGGAATAGCCTGCATGTGcatcgatcgatcgatcgataTAGAAATTAGCTAACGTCAAagctatatatataatatacagttGAGTCTATATGATCTATAATAAACAGAGAAAGAAGCTAACTAAAACTGTGTCCACAATTGTCAACTTTTTTTCTCCTATGCACAACCCTTTAGAATAAtttttccctccaccccctctgcTTCGATtaatcattgtgtgtgtgtgtgtgtcagtatgtgtgtgtatcagagtgtgtatgtgtgtttgagtGTATGTATGTGTCAGTGTGTGTatcaatgtgtgtgtgtcagtgtgtgtttgtgtgtgtgtatcagagtgtgtgtgtgtctgagtgtgtgtgtgtcagtgtgtgtgtgtctgagtgtgtgtgtgtgtgtcagagtgtgtgtgtgtctgtgtgtatgtgtgttacaCCAATGCAACGCGTGCAAACGGTCTCTTTGCTATCTACATTTTTCTATATATTTCAAATCCGATCAATTCTCCTCTTTGACACACGGCTCTGGGTTTGCACTCGGACACGCCTGGGCTTTGTTGCACAGGGCGGCGGGGAGGGAGGCGAGGCAGGTTGCACTGAGGTGTGTgcatggctgggggctgggggggggcgaggTTAGAGCGCTAGGTGTCCAGGAAAGCAGAAGTTCATTTATTTTCCAATTGCACGTTGCCATCAAGTTATAGTTTCACCAGATTaactgggagagaggggggggggcggggggctgtgtgGCGAGCCGGGAGCTGCTGACGTCAGGCCCTGCTGGCTGTGAGATTGAGGCTGGCTGGAGGTCCGGGATTCAATGCAATCCGCAGCTTCCCCAGCGCCGGCCGCAGAGCGCGGAGACCCCGGGCTGCCACAGCCAGCAGCCGGGGCAGAGCCCGGGCGAGCGGCGCGCACCCACTGAGGCCAGGCGTTGTATGGCGAGGGGGTGGCggcgggaggggggcagccaggcgTGCGGGAGGGAGGCCAGGCTCCCCACCAAGCCATGCTGGATTGACTGCGCGCTGGCCGGGGGCAGATCGATGGCTCTGAATTAAGCCGGGCAGcgcgggcggggtgggggggggccagCATGGAACTTACCATGGAGAGCTTGGGCAGCCTGCACGGCGTGTCCCACTCGCAGGCCGGGGAGCTGATGAGCCCTGCCCACGGCCGGCCGGCCGCCCACCGGAACCTGGTCTCCCACGCGCGGCCGGCCATGGTGTCCAGCATGGCCTCGATCCTGGACGGCGCCGGGGACTACCGGCCGGAGCACAGCCTGGGGGGCCCCTTGCACCCGGCCATGAGCATGGCGTGCGAGTCCCCCTCGGGCATGAGCCTGAGCAGCACCTACACCACCCTGACCCCGCTGCAgcacctgccccccatctccaccgTCTCGGACAAGTTCCACCACCCGCACCCGCACCCGCACCCGCACCACCACCCGCACCAGCGCCTGCCCGCCAGCGTCAGCGGCAGCTTCACCCTCATGCGGGACGAGAGGAGCCTCTCCTCCATGGGCAACCTCTACGGCCACTACCCCAAGGACATGCCGGCCATGGGGCAGCCCCTCTCCCCGCTGCCCAACGGCCTGGGCCCCTTGCACAACGCGCAGCAGCCGCTGGCCCCCTACGGCCCCGGAGGGCACCTGGCCAGCGACAAGATgctctcccccagcggcttcgacTCCCACGCGGCCATGCTGTCCCGGAGCGAGGAGCACCTGGCCCGGGGGCTGGGCGCGCCGGGCGCCGGCATGATGCCCCCCCTGAACGCCATGCACCACCAGGGGCACCACCACGGCCAGCCCAACGGCTCCATCCTGGGCGAGCGGGAGAGGCAGGCTTCCGCCTCGGGCTCGCAGGCCGGCAGCTCCGGGCAGGTGGAGGAGATCAACACCAAGGAGGTGGCGCAGAGGATCACGGCGGAGCTGAAGCGGTACAGCATCCCCCAGGCCATCTTTGCCCAGCGGATCTTGTGCCGGTCTCAGGGCACCCTGTCCGACCTTCTGCGGAACCCCAAGCCCTGGAGTAAACTCAAGTCCGGGCGGGAGACCTTCCGGAGAATGTGGAAGTGGCTGCAGGAGCCCGAATTCCAGAGGATGTCGGCGCTGAGGCTCGCAGGTAGGGGGGCAGAGGAGACGCGGGGGTGTTGGAGGCGTGGGACTGTGCAGGGGGAATTGCCGATGGCATTAGAAACCCGAAGGACCGGGGTGGGTCTGCCCGGACACCCGCAGCAAGGGCACCCTCTGCACGCGCGGCAGTGGTGTGACACATCGGTACAGATTGCAAAAATCCAATCACTGCTTCTCCTCGGACATACTGCTAACCTGggaagggacacacacacacacacacacacacacacggtgtgctCTCCTTTAACTGCTCTGCAGTGGGTAGCTGAATccttatttttctctctcactctctctgtgtTACCGGTTGTTTCAAGTCTTTAACCGATCGCATGGAAAAGGAAATCATATTTATCATAAACCTCGTCCTTTTCCCCTCCTCAAAATCCCCTCCTCCGACCAACCTGCTGCTGACAGTCTGAAATATAAAGATCATAGGTCAAAGGAATCAGGGGTGCAAATGCTATAGGTTACttagaatctatctatctatctatctatctatctatctatctatctatctatctatctatctatctatctatctatctgtcctcagacaccctctctctctatatatatatccttcctcggactatctatctatctatctatctatcctcagacaccccccccccctctctctctctctctgtccttcctcggactatctatctatctatctatctatctatctatctatctatctatctatctatctatctatctatctatctatctatctatctatctatctatctctacaCAGCTATTTAGCTACCTACCTGCTCTTCTCAGTTTTTTTTGGTCCATTGGAAGGGCTTTATACTGACCTGGACTCGCCACCCTAAATACATAGCGGTAAATCAGTTACCCCAGCAAGGTCTAAACGGTCTGTATACACAGAAAACCCGAGGCCTGCTTCTTCATGCTGCTGAATGAGTCAAAACTCAGctgttcccctcctccctctcctgcccaatGGATCAATATGATAGCttcttcattttacaaatggcaCCGCCAATCAATTCTCTATAGCCCGGGCAATGATTTGCATTGGGGATCTATCTAACGCGGTCCTCTCCCAGTCTGGTTTTCTTTTGCGAGCCAAGGGGGCTTTGCTAGCCGGGAAATGCTGCTGTCTGGCTCTGAAACCGAGGGTACCCAAACCATCAGGGCTCAGATGCTGATGCAGTCCtgactttattttaaatgaatggaCAGTCACCGAAAAATAAATGCACCCAGGCGTAATCAGGAGAAAAGGGTTGGTTATAGGACTGGGGGACAGGACGCGTTGCCTCTTGCGCTCCATGGCACTATAGCACAGAGCAGAGAGACCCCAAagactccaccaccaccaccccgctaGGGTGGATTCATGTGTCCCGTCTAAAGTGTGAATTTCATGGTTATAAACACGGTTGTCTAGAAAAATACATACATACGGTCTGTATAATATATATCATACATGATGCATACAGCTAAACATATAGTCCCATGACACGTGTGTTATAACTATGTATGCATCATGTATTATGTACATTatacagaatgtgtgtgtgtgtatatatatatatgtgtgtgtgtgtatatatatatgtgtgtgtgtgtgtgtatatgtacacacacacacatatatatatatattcatactCATAGTCTTTATGTGTTTATAAATGATACAGTATGAAGGCAAAGTGTGGAGAAGTATTCCTCTCTTCTGCATACACATACATGTCTCCATATATGTGTCACGACAGAGACAGTTTCTTTCTCTTCTGCTCGTGTGTCTGCATAACAGAACCCTGGTTTTTATACTGTATGATCATTTGTAATGCAACGTAAACACAGATGCAATGCGCCTGTTCTAGACACAGAATACAGGGTGAAATGTATTTACCCAGATCGATTTTCTACATATGGAAACACAGTGATCTGTTTAATATATTCATAAGTACGATGAAAACCTCCTTGTGTATCATCGACTTTCGCTTTCTCTACTCACTGTGTGCAGAGAACATTTTTCACATGGGCTCGGGGTTCTCTACCGCCTCAGGACTATTTCCAGATATGCTCTTGGATGGTGCAGCCATGGGGATGCTAGCCACACCTGcactctttcccctcctccaccccccccccccccttctcctctgtGTTCTCTAACCCACCTGCCTTGCTGCTAAGGGAACAGGATTGCTTCATAGACTAAATGACAAGGAAGTCCTCTGGTTTGGACTTcagaactgccagaagctggaagtggacTACAGGGCGGATAAATCATTGGAAATTGCCCGGTTCTGTTAGtgccctctgaagtacctggccaCTGCCAgcgacaggagactgggctagatggaccattggtctgacccagtagggccgttcttatggatATTTTGTGCCTGATGGCCTCAAAGGGGGTGGATTgggctatttaaaacaaaattccacATGACCTGTGGGCCATCTAGTGTCAGAGTACCTGAGCTCCAAGCTGTTCGTAACAGAGCCTGGGCGAATGTGATGAAGCACTCCTCACCTATAGCAAGATGTCTGGGGTTATTTATGGGGGGATAGTAGTATTCATATGTATTTAGTGTAATTCAGTTGCTCTTTAATTAGGGCAAGATAGTGGCATCCTTTAGTTCCAGTCGATGCCCTATTGAAAAGCAGTTAATAGAATGCAAATTGTTCCTGCCTTTACAAGGTTCTGGTAAATAAAGATTTAAACACTGCCACAATTGGTTTTTTAAGTACCCCCGTTGTTCAATCTAATTGAGCAGTTGGTGTTTTATTTCTGACtcaccaaaattaaaaaaaaaacttcaaagctTGAAGATTCAAGGGGGAttctatatgtatatatatggcCGTGTATTTTAGCTAAAAGATTCAACAAAAACCCTCCACTAAATGAACTCACAATGTTGTTGGAACAGGGTCACTCTTTATGATTATTTTTTGAAATCCATTTTTGAATTTTGAGTTGAAATGAAATGAGGGATTCCTCTATAAACTTTTTTTGTGAACTAGGAGGTAATTTGCCCTGGGTGATTTTCACTGATTTAAGTCAAAATCTGTTGGATACACATTTAACTACCTTCTCTGCTgcatatattaaaatatagttcTGATCAAAAGAAAAGTATTGTAGTGCATAATATGCAATATGTTGCACTGgatttaaaaatatcagttatGTTACATATATAAAATACAGTTCTATTAAATGAATACGTCTATATTACATGACAGGAAATAGCAAACGTTTAAATATCAGCTATGTTACATATCCAAAATAAAACATCCAAAAGAAGGCCGATTACAATCAAAATACTGCATCATATTAAATGCACTGCGTTGTAAATATACACTACAATTCTAAGAAAGGTGAGcattatttttttctggaaggttttgttttgtttccaaattAGCAGGAAAATGCCACgttctttaaacaaaaaggtAAAACGGATCGTAATTCACTAGGTGTTTCTGGACAATATAATATGAAAATCGCAACCCAAACACGAAATTAAAGGGCATTCTTGCAAATGACGTTTGTCAATCAGTTAGGGAAGGGATTGTCTGTCTACGTTTGGTAACACTCTGCTAATGGGTTTGGGGATGTGCAAGGGATTTTGGGAGAGCTTATTAACCAGTACTAGAGAGGGTGAGACAAGGctctcaagcagtatttttaaaaaacccaaagagTGGCTGAAAATGGCAGCTAATGTGCTGGTAGAGGCATTGTGTACTTAGAGGGCGAGGGTGTAATTTCAAAGGGCACCTTTCCCCTGCGCGTGATTTCAACACTATGTTGGAATCATTGTAGGGATGAAGAAAGGAAGGAATAAAAGAGAGTTACTGCTTTGGTACTTGTATGGAAGGGGGAAAGAGAACCCAAGTCCCTATATGTCAAACGCTAGGTAGACGGATTAGATAGATACCCGCGCAGCAGGGTGTTATAAAAGTATACACCCCCATAGAGCTTAATTCTGCATTCCCAGCTCTTCCAAAGTCCCCATGCAGGCCAATGTATGACTACCTGTGTGTATATGTTACGTGCACATGTGTGTGCAAAGGTAGGAGCAGGAAAGATGGGGTGTGTACTGGTGGTGACAGGGGGAGGCACAGTGGAGTGTGTGTTGGTGGTGATGTCGGTTCTCTGGAGAAGCGCGACACCCCGGGGGTTGTTTCCGTTTCTGCGGATTTTCCCCGTGTTTTCGGGTCGGTTGGTGGATTGTGGGTTGTTTTATTCTTTTGTTCCGCTGTGGTGACTTTGGTCACTCCTGGCTTTGCTTCCCCCGCGGCTGATCTGCATATCGTCAGCATACACTTGGCAAACGTTCCCCTGACTGCCTTTAAAAAGCGTCATCATGTGGCAAGTGGACttggtctgggggagggggcggcctcCTTCCACCACCCAATCGATACCTTGGAATGACTGTCCCTaactcaccccccacacccccgatCGATTGCATTTTTAACCGACTTcaaatattgtttaaatatttgcaCCAGAGCACAACTatattttgaggggggggggggggctgtgataTTGAATCATACATGGCTGAGACCGGCTACAAGGCGTAGAAATCAATAGCGGAGCCAAAGTACAAAGCGACAGCCAGTGCGCCGGGCTGGGGACATTGCAAACAGGGGCTCGAAATAGTCCGGATCCGAGGTGTGAGCAGGGAGGCCCCTTCGAGCCGGCACACCTGAGGCGCTTGGGGATCtgtttcccctctgccccaggccacaGCTCACTGCTGGGTGCGACGCGACAGCCTCCTCCCCGGCTGGGCGGCGATCCCTGTGCCGACCCCTGGCCGAGAGGCGAGCCGGGAGTGTGGGGCGAGACCCGGAaccggggaagggagggaagccaGCAAGGAACGAATATACAAcgaagggaggagggggttaaGGCACCGATCTGTCTCCTGCCCCTTGTAGCTAAAGGGAACAGAGACCCAAGGAGAATTGAGGGAGTTAGATGTGGGCGGAGAGTGGGAGGCAGAACGAAAGAAGGCTAGATAGAGAGTGGGGTGTGTATTGGTGGTGACGGAAGGAGGCAGAATGGGGTGTGTATTGGTGATGGTGGTAGAGGGAGGTACAGTGGGGTTTGTATTGGTAGTCGTGACAGAAGCACAGTGCGGTGTGTATTGGTGGTGGTGACAGAGAGATGCAGAGTGGGGTGTATTGGTGGTGACAGAGGTAGGCACAGTTGGTGTGTATTGGTGGTGGTGATGAAAGCACAGTGGGTTTGTATTGTTGGCGACAGAGGGAGGCACAGTGGATGTGTTTAGTGCTGCGGACAGAGGAAGAGCTAGCGGGGTGTATATTGGTGGTGGTGATAGAGGGAGGCCTGGCGGGGTGTATATTGTTGGTGGTGACAGAGGGAGGCACAGTGGGGTGTGTATTGGTGGTGACGGAGGGAGGCACAGTGGGGTGTGTATTGGTGGTGACAGATGGCAGAACAGTGGGGTGTGTGTTGGTGGTGAAAGAAAGGCACGGTGGGTGTGTATTGGTGGTGACAGTGGGATG
Coding sequences within it:
- the ONECUT3 gene encoding one cut domain family member 3, with the protein product MELTMESLGSLHGVSHSQAGELMSPAHGRPAAHRNLVSHARPAMVSSMASILDGAGDYRPEHSLGGPLHPAMSMACESPSGMSLSSTYTTLTPLQHLPPISTVSDKFHHPHPHPHPHHHPHQRLPASVSGSFTLMRDERSLSSMGNLYGHYPKDMPAMGQPLSPLPNGLGPLHNAQQPLAPYGPGGHLASDKMLSPSGFDSHAAMLSRSEEHLARGLGAPGAGMMPPLNAMHHQGHHHGQPNGSILGERERQASASGSQAGSSGQVEEINTKEVAQRITAELKRYSIPQAIFAQRILCRSQGTLSDLLRNPKPWSKLKSGRETFRRMWKWLQEPEFQRMSALRLAACKRKEQEQQKDRNLQPKKQRLVFTDLQRRTLIAIFKENKRPSKEMQMTISQQLGLELNTVSNFFMNARRRCMNRWQEDAGANPGVPSSSTSTFSKA